The Kocuria sp. TGY1127_2 genome includes a window with the following:
- a CDS encoding S-ribosylhomocysteine lyase — MQKMNVESFNLDHTKVAAPYVRIADRKELPGGDTLIKYDVRFSQPNQGHLEMPVVHSIEHLTAEHMRNHTEALIDFSPMGCQTGFYALTLGLEPDAFLPILEATFRDILDATEVPAANETQCGWGANHTLAGAQGAVGGFLDQREVWDEVYA, encoded by the coding sequence ATGCAGAAGATGAACGTTGAATCCTTCAACTTGGACCACACCAAGGTCGCCGCGCCGTACGTGCGCATTGCTGACCGCAAAGAACTACCCGGCGGGGATACCCTCATCAAGTACGATGTCCGGTTCTCCCAGCCCAATCAGGGTCACCTCGAGATGCCGGTCGTTCATTCGATCGAGCACCTGACGGCCGAGCACATGCGCAATCACACGGAGGCCCTCATCGATTTCTCCCCGATGGGTTGCCAGACCGGGTTCTACGCCCTGACGCTCGGACTCGAACCAGATGCGTTTCTGCCGATACTGGAAGCGACGTTCCGCGACATACTCGACGCGACCGAGGTTCCCGCGGCCAACGAAACCCAGTGCGGGTGGGGTGCCAACCACACCCTGGCCGGGGCCCAGGGCGCGGTCGGAGGCTTCCTCGACCAACGTGAGGTCTGGGACGAGGTCTACGCGTGA